In one window of Nocardioides panacisoli DNA:
- a CDS encoding NAD-dependent malic enzyme, giving the protein MSKKTATASSYSITMRLYAPPDHGVVGQVATAISESGGVVTAIDVADSSHERLVVDVTCSAADSDHAGELQEVVAGVPGVEVHKVSDRTFLIHLGGKLEVSSKVPLKTRDDLSLAYTPGVGRVSTALAANPDDIPRLTSKGNAVAVVTDGSAVLGLGNIGPGAALPVMEGKAALFKRFGGINAWPICLDTQDTDEIVRVVEMIAPGFGGINLEDIAAPRCFEVEEQLQERLDIPVFHDDQHGTAIVVLAGLINALRVVDKQLEDVRAVVAGAGAAGTAIVRLLLAAGVPDVVVCDRNGALVAGDDSLSPAHAELAAETNPRRVSGDLRTALAGADVFVGVSAPGVLDPEWITDMAEAPIVFAMANPDPEVDPAAASRYAAVVASGRSDFPNQINNVLAFPGVFRGLLDARASDVTMEMMLRAADAIAHVVRDEELNPSFIMPSVFHPDVHKAVAAAIVGHD; this is encoded by the coding sequence ATGAGCAAGAAGACCGCCACCGCCTCGTCCTACTCGATCACCATGCGGCTGTACGCGCCGCCGGACCACGGTGTCGTGGGGCAGGTGGCCACGGCGATCTCGGAGTCCGGTGGCGTCGTCACCGCGATCGACGTCGCCGACTCCAGCCACGAGCGGCTCGTCGTCGACGTGACGTGCTCGGCGGCGGACTCCGACCACGCCGGCGAGCTCCAGGAGGTCGTCGCCGGCGTACCCGGCGTGGAGGTCCACAAGGTCAGTGACCGGACCTTCCTGATCCACCTGGGCGGCAAGCTGGAGGTCAGCTCGAAGGTGCCGCTCAAGACGCGCGACGACCTCTCGTTGGCCTACACCCCCGGGGTGGGCCGCGTGTCGACCGCGCTGGCGGCCAACCCCGACGACATCCCGCGGCTGACCAGCAAGGGCAACGCGGTCGCGGTGGTGACCGACGGGTCCGCCGTCCTCGGACTGGGCAACATCGGCCCCGGCGCCGCCCTCCCGGTCATGGAGGGCAAGGCCGCCCTGTTCAAGCGCTTCGGTGGCATCAACGCCTGGCCGATCTGCCTGGACACCCAGGACACCGACGAGATCGTGCGCGTGGTGGAGATGATCGCCCCCGGCTTCGGCGGCATCAACCTGGAGGACATCGCGGCGCCGCGCTGCTTCGAGGTCGAGGAGCAGCTGCAGGAGCGGCTCGACATCCCGGTCTTCCACGACGACCAGCACGGCACCGCGATCGTCGTCCTCGCGGGCCTCATCAACGCGCTCCGGGTGGTGGACAAGCAGCTCGAGGACGTGCGGGCGGTCGTCGCCGGCGCGGGCGCTGCGGGCACGGCGATCGTGCGGCTGCTGCTCGCTGCCGGTGTCCCCGACGTGGTGGTCTGCGACCGCAACGGCGCCCTGGTGGCCGGCGACGACTCCCTCTCCCCCGCGCACGCCGAGCTCGCCGCGGAGACCAATCCCCGGCGCGTCAGCGGCGACCTGCGCACCGCGCTCGCCGGTGCCGACGTCTTCGTCGGGGTGTCGGCGCCCGGTGTGCTCGACCCGGAGTGGATCACCGACATGGCCGAGGCACCCATCGTGTTCGCGATGGCCAACCCGGACCCGGAGGTCGACCCGGCCGCCGCTTCCCGGTACGCCGCCGTCGTGGCCTCGGGCCGTTCGGACTTCCCCAACCAGATCAACAACGTGCTGGCCTTCCCCGGCGTCTTCCGCGGGCTGCTCGACGCCCGGGCCTCCGACGTCACGATGGAGATGATGCTGCGCGCCGCCGACGCGATCGCCCACGTCGTCCGTGACGAGGAGCTCAACCCGAGCTTCATCATGCCCTCGGTCTTCCACCCCGACGTGCACAAGGCCGTCGCAGCCGCGATCGTCGGTCACGACTGA
- a CDS encoding aminopeptidase P family protein — protein sequence MSDDTPRTEQHDPAVPTAYATFMRTGWADTERDLPELPVARHAAARRERLAAMFPGERLVLPAGTFKVRAHDTDYRFRPDTAHTYFSGNQTTDAVLVIEPDGSSVLFARPRSGRDSDEFFRDRQYGALWAGERPSLRELSQSLALEVRHLEELPRTLERGDKTRVHRGISADVDRLVSPDDSQDADLARVVSEMRLVKDEWELGELAAACDATVLGFEDAVREWDRVQQYGERWLEGTFFRRARAMGNDIGYDSICAAGPHATTLHWIDNTGPVEPGQLVLCDMGVEGTNLYTADVTRTMPVTGRFTPLQRDLYTLVFDAQEAAMAALAPGQPFLAGHDAAMRVLAHGLADLDLLPVSAEEALDPDSRVYARWTLHGTSHMLGMDVHDCGAAAPDSYREGTLAKDMVLTVEPGLYFQAEDLLVPEELRGIGIRIEDDVVVTEDGIRNLSAALPRDVAGVEEWMGRHLP from the coding sequence GTGAGCGACGACACTCCCCGCACCGAACAGCACGACCCGGCGGTCCCCACGGCGTACGCCACGTTCATGCGCACCGGGTGGGCCGACACCGAGCGGGACCTCCCGGAGCTGCCCGTGGCGCGCCATGCCGCGGCACGGCGCGAGCGGCTCGCCGCGATGTTCCCCGGGGAGCGGCTGGTCCTGCCGGCCGGCACCTTCAAGGTGCGCGCCCACGACACCGACTACCGCTTCCGTCCCGACACCGCCCACACCTACTTCTCGGGCAACCAGACCACCGACGCCGTGCTGGTCATCGAGCCGGACGGCTCCTCGGTCCTCTTCGCCCGGCCGCGGTCGGGACGTGACAGCGACGAGTTCTTCCGCGACCGTCAGTACGGCGCCCTGTGGGCCGGCGAGCGGCCCTCGCTGCGCGAGCTCTCGCAGTCCTTGGCCCTCGAGGTGCGCCACCTCGAGGAGCTGCCCCGGACCCTGGAGCGCGGCGACAAGACCCGGGTGCACCGCGGCATCTCGGCCGACGTCGACCGCCTCGTGTCCCCCGACGACTCCCAGGACGCCGACCTGGCCCGTGTCGTGTCGGAGATGCGCCTCGTCAAGGACGAGTGGGAGCTCGGCGAGCTCGCGGCGGCCTGCGACGCGACCGTGCTGGGCTTCGAGGATGCCGTCCGCGAGTGGGACCGCGTGCAGCAGTACGGCGAGCGCTGGCTCGAGGGCACCTTCTTCCGCCGGGCGCGGGCGATGGGCAACGACATCGGCTACGACTCGATCTGTGCCGCAGGCCCCCACGCCACCACGCTGCACTGGATCGACAACACCGGTCCGGTCGAGCCGGGACAGCTGGTGCTGTGCGACATGGGCGTGGAGGGCACGAACCTCTACACCGCCGACGTCACGCGCACCATGCCGGTCACCGGCCGCTTCACCCCGCTGCAGCGCGACCTCTACACGTTGGTCTTCGACGCCCAGGAGGCCGCGATGGCCGCGCTGGCGCCGGGCCAGCCGTTCCTGGCCGGGCACGACGCGGCGATGCGGGTGCTCGCGCACGGACTGGCCGACCTCGACCTGCTCCCGGTCAGCGCCGAGGAGGCGCTCGACCCGGACTCCCGGGTCTACGCCCGCTGGACGCTGCACGGCACCTCCCACATGCTCGGCATGGACGTGCACGACTGCGGTGCGGCGGCGCCGGACTCCTACCGCGAGGGCACCCTGGCGAAGGACATGGTGCTCACCGTCGAGCCCGGGCTCTACTTCCAGGCCGAGGACCTGCTGGTACCCGAGGAGCTGCGCGGCATCGGCATCCGGATCGAGGACGACGTCGTGGTGACCGAGGACGGCATCCGCAACCTCTCGGCAGCGCTGCCGCGTGACGTGGCGGGCGTCGAGGAGTGGATGGGTCGCCACCTGCCCTGA
- a CDS encoding PrsW family intramembrane metalloprotease: MPTTRLKSLVFAVVVAVAALLGAAVMLVIFALSGAAATVLLATALAALPVGPLVAIFCWLDRYEPEPRLLLASALAWGAFVATVIALVVQGLGGVLIGFSQAASMAVVAPVTEEAAKGLFLLLLLWWRRDELDGLLDGVVYAGLVGVGFAFTENILYLAAAYDGTSGMGPGGLTGITTTFVVRCLLSPFAHPLFTAFIGIGIGMAVASRRRPVRWLAPVGGYVLAVLTHAIWNASAVLGLGSFVLAYAVLLLPALVGIAVLAVWLRQSERALLSAALGDAAQRGLIPATDIGWVVDLRARRTARRHARLQGGAAAAQAMAEYQQAAIELGYLHHRVLRGTAPKDWQARGRRFTARIDAVRPRLSFPGQVVPER; this comes from the coding sequence ATGCCCACCACGCGTTTGAAGAGCCTCGTGTTCGCGGTCGTCGTGGCCGTGGCGGCGCTCCTCGGGGCCGCGGTGATGCTGGTCATCTTCGCACTCTCGGGAGCCGCCGCCACCGTGCTGCTGGCGACGGCGCTCGCAGCGCTGCCCGTGGGCCCGTTGGTCGCGATCTTCTGCTGGCTGGACCGCTACGAGCCCGAGCCGCGCCTGCTGCTCGCCAGCGCCCTGGCATGGGGTGCGTTCGTCGCCACCGTGATCGCCCTGGTGGTCCAGGGCCTCGGCGGCGTCCTGATCGGCTTCAGCCAGGCCGCCTCGATGGCGGTGGTGGCGCCGGTGACCGAGGAGGCCGCCAAGGGACTCTTCCTGCTCCTGCTGCTGTGGTGGCGGCGCGACGAGCTCGACGGCCTGCTCGACGGCGTGGTGTACGCCGGCCTGGTGGGCGTCGGCTTCGCCTTCACCGAGAACATCCTCTACCTCGCCGCCGCCTACGACGGCACCAGCGGCATGGGTCCCGGCGGGCTGACCGGCATCACCACCACCTTCGTCGTGCGGTGCCTGCTCAGCCCCTTCGCGCACCCCCTGTTCACCGCCTTCATCGGGATCGGCATCGGCATGGCCGTCGCGTCCCGGCGCCGGCCGGTCCGCTGGCTGGCCCCGGTCGGCGGCTACGTCCTCGCCGTGCTGACCCACGCGATCTGGAACGCCTCGGCGGTCCTGGGCCTGGGGAGCTTCGTGCTCGCCTACGCGGTGCTGCTGCTGCCGGCCCTGGTGGGAATCGCCGTGCTCGCCGTGTGGTTGCGTCAGTCGGAGCGTGCGTTGCTCTCCGCGGCCCTCGGCGACGCCGCCCAGCGCGGGCTGATCCCCGCGACCGACATCGGCTGGGTGGTCGACCTGCGGGCACGTCGTACGGCACGCCGCCACGCGCGGCTGCAGGGCGGGGCGGCAGCGGCGCAGGCCATGGCCGAGTACCAGCAGGCAGCGATCGAGCTCGGCTACCTGCACCATCGTGTCCTGCGGGGCACGGCACCCAAGGACTGGCAAGCACGTGGCCGACGGTTCACCGCTCGCATCGACGCGGTGCGACCGCGGCTCTCCTTCCCCGGACAGGTGGTTCCCGAACGATGA
- a CDS encoding dynamin family protein, with translation MSKSHRSSAPSIAAYYDDRMLTEVIRLHSAVDAARLPLEIGDVEPLRARRQEILEQLGDYVIPRLMAREAPLLCVVGGSTGAGKSTLVNTLVGTPVSPAGVLRPTTRSPVLVHHPDDAEWFSADQLLPDLRRVKEEAHDQSTIQLVPAETVPAGLAILDAPDVDSVEQANRHLAGELLGAADLWLFVTSAARYADQVPWDYLRQAAERSTAVAIVLDRTPDDAVDYISTHLARMLASRGLRDSPLFRVAEGELDEQGLLPADHVAEVRQWLEALAADAGAKGAVVEQTLSGAVRTLTRKLHPLADATEEQRAAGEELASLARRRHDATEDALATALRDGTLLTGDLFARWQEFLGSGELIHGLEGKVGFVRERLRNAIRGKPQQAERVEIALTQAVGALVTEYAERASADVVDAWRETSYVALEPGGSLTRASTDLRRRATSTVRGWQDDVQQMVRDHSGDLASSARFLTFGVRGLAAALSVTALARDGAPEPARESTELGRRLLDSVFGQELATQLLDRARDALRARVHTVFDGERGRYESVITEWGLTAEAAEQLRQAVRRVDDLRFSAQHDPLGGPKK, from the coding sequence ATGAGCAAGTCCCACAGGTCGAGCGCACCCAGCATCGCCGCCTACTACGACGACCGGATGCTGACCGAGGTCATCCGGCTGCACAGCGCGGTCGATGCGGCGCGGCTGCCCCTGGAGATCGGTGACGTCGAGCCGCTGCGCGCGCGGCGCCAGGAGATCCTCGAGCAGTTGGGCGACTACGTCATCCCCCGCCTCATGGCACGGGAGGCGCCGCTGCTGTGCGTCGTCGGCGGCTCGACGGGCGCCGGCAAGTCCACCCTGGTCAACACCCTGGTGGGCACGCCGGTCTCGCCGGCGGGCGTCCTGCGTCCCACGACGCGCTCTCCGGTGCTGGTCCACCACCCCGACGACGCGGAGTGGTTCTCCGCCGACCAGCTGTTGCCCGACCTGCGTCGGGTCAAGGAGGAGGCGCACGACCAGAGCACGATCCAGCTGGTGCCTGCCGAGACGGTCCCCGCCGGGTTGGCGATCCTCGACGCCCCGGACGTGGACTCGGTGGAGCAGGCCAACCGTCACCTCGCCGGGGAGCTCCTCGGCGCGGCGGACCTGTGGCTGTTCGTGACCTCGGCCGCGCGGTACGCCGACCAGGTCCCGTGGGACTACCTGCGGCAGGCGGCGGAGCGCTCGACGGCGGTCGCCATCGTGCTGGACCGCACGCCCGACGACGCCGTCGACTACATCTCCACCCACCTGGCCCGCATGCTCGCCTCGCGCGGCCTGCGGGACTCGCCGCTGTTCCGGGTCGCCGAGGGAGAGCTCGACGAGCAGGGACTGCTTCCCGCCGACCACGTCGCCGAGGTGCGGCAGTGGCTGGAGGCGCTGGCCGCCGACGCGGGCGCCAAGGGCGCCGTCGTGGAGCAGACCCTGTCCGGTGCGGTGCGCACCCTCACCCGCAAGCTCCACCCGCTGGCCGACGCGACCGAGGAGCAGCGTGCCGCCGGCGAGGAGCTGGCCAGCCTGGCGCGACGGCGCCACGACGCGACCGAGGACGCCCTCGCGACGGCGCTGCGCGACGGCACGCTGCTCACCGGCGACCTGTTCGCGCGGTGGCAGGAGTTCCTCGGCAGCGGGGAGCTGATCCACGGCCTCGAGGGCAAGGTCGGCTTCGTCCGGGAGCGACTGCGCAACGCGATCCGCGGCAAGCCGCAGCAGGCCGAGCGCGTGGAGATCGCGCTGACCCAGGCCGTCGGTGCCCTCGTCACCGAGTACGCCGAGCGTGCTTCTGCCGACGTGGTCGACGCGTGGCGGGAGACGTCGTACGTCGCGCTGGAGCCGGGCGGCTCGTTGACCCGTGCCTCGACCGACCTGCGTCGCCGTGCCACGTCGACCGTGCGCGGCTGGCAGGACGACGTCCAGCAGATGGTGCGCGACCACAGTGGCGACCTCGCCTCCTCCGCGCGCTTCCTCACCTTCGGCGTCCGCGGGCTCGCGGCGGCGCTCTCGGTGACCGCGCTGGCACGCGACGGGGCACCCGAGCCCGCGCGGGAGTCGACCGAGCTGGGACGCCGCCTGCTCGACAGCGTCTTCGGGCAGGAGCTGGCCACCCAGTTGCTGGACCGTGCCCGGGACGCGCTCCGCGCCCGGGTCCACACCGTGTTCGACGGCGAGCGCGGACGCTACGAGTCCGTGATCACCGAGTGGGGGCTGACCGCCGAAGCCGCCGAGCAACTCCGCCAGGCCGTGCGACGCGTCGACGACCTGCGCTTCTCTGCACAGCACGACCCCCTGGGAGGGCCGAAGAAGTGA
- the ettA gene encoding energy-dependent translational throttle protein EttA, translating to MAEFVFTLRNVRKAHGDKVVLDNVSLSFLHGAKIGVVGPNGAGKSSLLKIMAGLDHPNNGDAIRDQEATVGMLQQEPPLTEGRTVQENVEEAVADLKAKMKRLDEAYMEMGDPDADQDALMAETGELQTELDNAGAWDLDSRLDQAMDALRCPPPDALVDHLSGGEKRRVALCKLLLEQPDLLLLDEPTNHLDAESVQWLEGHLKNYPGAVLAVTHDRYFLDNVAEWIAEVDRGQVHGYEGNYSTYLETKRERLKVEGQKDAKRAKMLEKELEWVRSNPKARQAKSKSRLSRYEELAAEAEKYKKVDTSEINIPAGPRLGDIVLEARGLTKSYGDHTLWRDMSFSLPRAGIVGVVGPNGVGKTTLFRMITGAEEPDDGELKVGDTVDISYVDQSRGGIDGDKNVWEVVSDGLDHIKVANFEMNSRAYVASFGFKGPDQQKRAGVLSGGERNRLNLALTLKMGGNLLLLDEPTNDLDVETLSSLEDALLDFPGCVVVTSHDRWFLDRIATHILAWEGDAEDPAKWFWFEGNFASYEANKVERLGEEAARPHRVTHRRLTRD from the coding sequence ATGGCAGAGTTCGTCTTCACGCTGCGCAACGTGCGCAAGGCCCACGGCGACAAGGTCGTCCTCGACAACGTCTCGCTGTCCTTCCTCCACGGTGCCAAGATCGGCGTCGTCGGCCCCAACGGGGCCGGCAAGTCCTCGCTGCTCAAGATCATGGCCGGACTGGACCACCCCAACAACGGTGACGCCATCCGCGACCAGGAGGCCACGGTGGGGATGCTCCAGCAGGAGCCCCCGCTGACCGAGGGGCGGACGGTCCAGGAGAACGTCGAGGAGGCCGTCGCCGACCTGAAGGCGAAGATGAAGCGCCTCGACGAGGCCTACATGGAGATGGGCGACCCGGACGCGGACCAGGACGCCCTGATGGCCGAGACCGGCGAGCTGCAGACCGAGCTGGACAACGCCGGCGCCTGGGACCTCGACAGCCGCTTGGACCAGGCGATGGACGCGCTGCGCTGCCCGCCGCCGGACGCCCTGGTCGACCACCTCTCCGGTGGTGAGAAGCGCCGCGTCGCGCTGTGCAAGCTGCTGCTGGAGCAGCCCGACCTGTTGCTGCTCGACGAGCCCACCAACCACCTCGACGCCGAGTCGGTGCAGTGGCTGGAGGGGCACCTGAAGAACTACCCGGGCGCCGTCCTGGCCGTCACCCACGACCGGTACTTCCTCGACAACGTCGCCGAGTGGATCGCCGAGGTCGACCGCGGTCAGGTCCACGGCTACGAGGGCAACTACTCCACCTACCTCGAGACCAAGCGGGAGCGGCTCAAGGTCGAGGGGCAGAAGGACGCCAAGCGCGCCAAGATGCTGGAGAAGGAGCTCGAGTGGGTGCGCTCCAACCCCAAGGCGCGCCAGGCGAAGAGCAAGTCGCGCCTCTCGCGCTACGAGGAGCTCGCCGCCGAGGCGGAGAAGTACAAGAAGGTCGACACCTCCGAGATCAACATCCCCGCCGGGCCGCGGCTCGGTGACATCGTGCTGGAGGCCAGGGGGCTCACGAAGTCCTACGGCGACCACACGCTGTGGCGCGACATGTCCTTCTCCCTGCCGCGCGCGGGCATCGTCGGCGTCGTCGGACCCAACGGTGTCGGCAAGACGACGCTGTTCCGGATGATCACCGGCGCGGAGGAGCCCGACGACGGTGAGCTCAAGGTCGGCGACACCGTCGACATCTCCTACGTCGACCAGAGCCGTGGCGGCATCGACGGCGACAAGAACGTCTGGGAGGTCGTCTCCGACGGGCTGGACCACATCAAGGTGGCCAACTTCGAGATGAACTCCCGCGCGTACGTCGCCTCCTTCGGCTTCAAGGGCCCCGACCAGCAGAAGCGGGCGGGCGTCCTCTCCGGCGGTGAGCGCAACCGGCTGAACCTGGCGCTCACCCTGAAGATGGGCGGCAACCTGCTGCTGCTCGACGAGCCGACGAACGACCTCGACGTCGAGACACTGTCCTCGTTGGAGGACGCGCTGCTCGACTTCCCGGGCTGCGTCGTGGTCACCTCCCACGACCGGTGGTTCCTGGACCGCATCGCGACCCACATCCTGGCCTGGGAGGGCGACGCGGAGGACCCGGCGAAGTGGTTCTGGTTCGAGGGCAACTTCGCCTCGTACGAGGCCAACAAGGTCGAGCGCCTCGGCGAGGAGGCTGCGCGTCCGCACCGCGTGACGCACCGTCGCCTCACCCGCGACTGA
- a CDS encoding MarR family winged helix-turn-helix transcriptional regulator, with protein sequence MVTEQPEGAVEPRWLDADQQRSWRALVLGTTLLFDRLDQDLRPHGLSHVEYGMLVRLDDAGGQMRMAAIAETFAHSRSRVTHTVKRMEADGLVERVSSPDDGRGVYARLTPRGKQTLVDLAPVHVRGVRDYLVDLVDADDLATFGRVMDTVCDHLVGDHPDAEMRP encoded by the coding sequence ATGGTCACCGAGCAGCCGGAGGGCGCCGTCGAGCCGCGCTGGCTCGACGCCGACCAGCAGCGTTCCTGGCGGGCACTGGTGCTCGGCACCACCCTGCTCTTCGACCGCCTGGACCAGGACCTGCGTCCCCACGGCCTCTCCCACGTCGAGTACGGCATGCTCGTGCGGCTCGACGACGCCGGCGGCCAGATGCGGATGGCCGCCATCGCGGAGACCTTCGCCCACAGCCGCAGCCGGGTGACGCACACCGTCAAGCGCATGGAGGCCGACGGCCTCGTGGAGCGGGTCAGCTCCCCCGACGACGGTCGCGGCGTCTACGCGCGGCTCACGCCACGCGGCAAGCAGACGCTCGTCGACCTCGCGCCCGTCCATGTCCGCGGCGTGCGTGACTACTTGGTCGACCTCGTCGACGCCGATGACCTCGCCACGTTCGGACGCGTGATGGACACCGTGTGCGACCACCTGGTCGGTGACCACCCCGACGCCGAGATGCGCCCCTGA
- a CDS encoding acetyl-CoA C-acetyltransferase, whose product MPEAVIVSAARSPIGRANKGSLKDFRPDDLTATIVRAALDKVPALDPAEINDLMLGCGLPGGESGNNMARIVTSLLGHEIPGTTVTRYCASSVQSTRMAFHAIKAGEGDAFISAGVETVSRFAKGTSDHIPDTRNPLFEDAQQRTEEFAAGGKTWHDPREDGNLPDVYIAMGQTAENVAQLRGLDRKDLDEFGVRSQNLAEKAINDGFWAREITPVTAPDGSVADSDDGPRAGVTYDKVAGLDPVFRPDGVVTAGNCCPLNDGAAAVVVMSDTRAAELGLTPLARIVSTGVSGLSPEIMGLGPVEATRQALKHAGMTIDDIDLAEINEAFAAQVLPSAEDLGIDMDKLNVNGGAIAVGHPFGMTGARLQNTMLNSLDWHDKTTGLITMCVGGGQGMALILERLS is encoded by the coding sequence ATGCCCGAGGCCGTGATCGTCTCCGCCGCTCGCTCGCCGATCGGCCGTGCCAACAAGGGATCGCTGAAGGACTTCCGTCCCGACGACCTCACCGCGACCATCGTCCGTGCGGCGCTGGACAAGGTGCCGGCACTCGACCCCGCCGAGATCAACGACCTGATGCTCGGCTGCGGCCTCCCCGGCGGCGAGTCGGGCAACAACATGGCCCGCATCGTCACCAGCCTGCTCGGCCACGAGATCCCGGGCACCACGGTGACCCGCTACTGCGCGTCCTCGGTGCAGTCGACCCGCATGGCCTTCCACGCCATCAAGGCCGGCGAGGGCGACGCGTTCATCTCCGCCGGCGTGGAGACCGTCTCCCGCTTCGCCAAGGGGACCTCCGACCACATCCCCGACACCCGCAACCCGCTCTTCGAGGACGCCCAGCAGCGCACCGAGGAGTTCGCGGCCGGCGGCAAGACCTGGCACGACCCGCGCGAGGACGGGAACCTGCCCGACGTCTACATCGCCATGGGACAGACCGCGGAGAACGTGGCCCAGCTGCGTGGCCTGGACCGCAAGGACCTCGACGAGTTCGGCGTCCGCTCGCAGAACCTCGCCGAGAAGGCCATCAACGACGGCTTCTGGGCCCGGGAGATCACCCCGGTCACGGCTCCCGACGGCAGCGTGGCCGACAGCGACGACGGTCCCCGCGCCGGCGTCACCTACGACAAGGTCGCCGGCCTGGACCCCGTCTTCCGCCCCGACGGCGTCGTGACGGCGGGCAACTGCTGCCCGCTCAACGACGGCGCCGCCGCTGTCGTGGTCATGTCCGACACCCGTGCCGCCGAGCTGGGCCTCACCCCACTGGCCCGGATCGTGTCCACCGGCGTGAGCGGTCTCTCGCCGGAGATCATGGGACTCGGCCCCGTCGAGGCCACGCGGCAGGCGCTCAAGCACGCCGGCATGACCATCGACGACATCGACCTCGCCGAGATCAACGAGGCCTTCGCCGCCCAGGTGCTCCCCTCCGCGGAGGACCTCGGGATCGACATGGACAAGCTCAACGTCAACGGTGGCGCGATCGCGGTCGGTCACCCGTTCGGCATGACCGGTGCCCGCCTGCAGAACACCATGCTCAACAGCCTGGACTGGCACGACAAGACCACCGGCCTGATCACCATGTGCGTCGGTGGCGGGCAGGGCATGGCGCTCATCCTGGAGCGCCTCAGCTGA
- a CDS encoding acyl-CoA thioesterase gives MRHRYLCPIRWADLDLLGHVNNVRYVDYLQEARVDLMRAHRWAGDAAATDPGDGLVVVRHEVSYTAPLLFSRRPVVIECWVTELRAGRFTMAYEVLHEDEAGERTVYLRASTVLAPYRFDTESPRRLSREERSALEPYLEPQAPAEVAPVRVRRSDLGHYPVQVRFSDVDVYRHVNNVVYFEYFQEARLRLFMELARDVPGMKQVRVVVAQTDVDYREAITLRAEPYDCWTQVAAVGRRSMTVESEIVDGDRVFARARVVLVFFDTDAGQAVEPPAAYRERLVAAVSPACSS, from the coding sequence GTGCGGCACCGCTATCTCTGTCCGATCCGCTGGGCCGACCTGGACCTGCTCGGCCACGTCAACAACGTGCGCTACGTCGACTACCTGCAGGAGGCCCGCGTCGACCTGATGCGCGCACACCGGTGGGCGGGCGACGCCGCCGCGACCGACCCGGGCGACGGCCTGGTCGTGGTCCGGCACGAGGTGAGCTACACCGCGCCGCTGCTGTTCAGTCGTCGCCCCGTGGTGATCGAGTGCTGGGTCACCGAGTTGCGCGCCGGTCGCTTCACGATGGCCTACGAGGTCCTCCACGAGGACGAGGCGGGGGAGCGCACCGTCTACCTGCGCGCGTCGACGGTGCTGGCGCCGTACCGGTTCGACACCGAGTCCCCGCGACGCCTCAGCCGCGAGGAGCGCAGTGCGCTGGAGCCCTACCTGGAGCCGCAGGCGCCCGCGGAGGTCGCGCCGGTGCGCGTACGCCGCAGCGACCTGGGCCACTACCCGGTGCAGGTGCGCTTCTCCGACGTCGACGTCTACCGCCACGTCAACAACGTCGTGTACTTCGAGTACTTCCAGGAGGCCCGGCTGCGGTTGTTCATGGAGCTGGCCCGCGACGTCCCCGGCATGAAGCAGGTCCGGGTCGTCGTCGCCCAGACCGACGTGGACTACCGCGAGGCGATCACGCTGCGTGCCGAGCCCTACGACTGCTGGACCCAGGTCGCGGCGGTCGGCCGCCGCTCGATGACGGTGGAGTCGGAGATCGTCGACGGCGACCGGGTCTTCGCCCGGGCGCGGGTCGTGCTGGTGTTCTTCGACACCGACGCCGGGCAGGCCGTCGAGCCGCCTGCGGCGTACCGGGAGCGGTTGGTGGCCGCGGTCAGTCCCGCGTGTTCATCATGA
- a CDS encoding globin has protein sequence MSEETTFFDEIGGEETFRRIVARFYEGVATDEVLRPLYPEEDLGPAEERFRLFLMQYWGGPTTYSERRGHPRLRMRHAPFPIGLEARDRWLHHFRAALDSVELTPEQDERFWAYVTHAATFMMNTRD, from the coding sequence GTGAGCGAGGAGACGACGTTCTTCGACGAGATCGGCGGGGAGGAGACGTTCCGCCGCATCGTCGCGAGGTTCTACGAGGGCGTCGCGACCGATGAGGTGCTGCGTCCCCTCTACCCCGAGGAGGACCTGGGGCCCGCCGAGGAGCGCTTCCGTCTCTTCCTGATGCAGTACTGGGGCGGCCCGACGACCTACTCCGAGCGTCGCGGGCACCCCCGGCTGCGGATGCGGCACGCGCCGTTCCCCATCGGCCTGGAGGCGCGGGACCGCTGGCTGCACCACTTCCGGGCAGCGCTGGACTCGGTCGAGCTGACCCCGGAGCAGGACGAGCGGTTCTGGGCCTACGTGACCCACGCCGCGACGTTCATGATGAACACGCGGGACTGA